From Burkholderia sp. WP9, a single genomic window includes:
- a CDS encoding methyltransferase: MPDWFKDLMLREQWKICDWGCAEGQGVDELSKWLGVNSITGVDISEVAIEKARASFPHRCFKAQSLDELDDYDVIFSSNTLEHFDRPFDVVARLAEHTRRFLVLLLPFQEYDRIPEHFFTFDLANIPVCPVPGFAAVACRVVDTSKININYWNGKQILLVYARLSALGGTRPDLRNFFVGDDTYEAFARKRSEGIAQMHALEREQFAAQLAQTHSERAATTARLESTENKLQQVCAELDAEKMKQKRLQETLSERDQALDELKQALSEREQTVRELTRAITERDQTMGEASQERRALSAEIASLHACIEKYKIDGEHCAALLTEVRAHADAVERQLNTMLRSKTWRLRSAIRRLVGRA; this comes from the coding sequence ATGCCGGACTGGTTCAAGGACCTGATGTTGCGCGAGCAATGGAAGATTTGCGACTGGGGTTGTGCGGAGGGGCAGGGCGTAGATGAACTGAGCAAATGGCTTGGCGTGAACTCGATCACCGGAGTCGATATTTCGGAAGTGGCGATCGAGAAGGCCCGGGCCTCCTTTCCCCATCGGTGTTTCAAAGCGCAGTCTCTCGACGAGCTAGACGACTACGACGTCATTTTTTCGTCGAATACGCTTGAGCATTTCGACCGCCCGTTCGATGTTGTCGCACGGCTTGCGGAGCACACCAGGCGTTTTCTGGTTCTGCTTCTGCCGTTTCAGGAATATGACCGGATCCCCGAGCATTTCTTCACGTTCGACCTGGCCAACATTCCCGTCTGTCCGGTGCCCGGTTTCGCCGCGGTGGCCTGCCGCGTCGTCGACACGTCGAAAATCAATATCAACTACTGGAACGGGAAGCAGATATTGCTCGTCTACGCGCGGCTCTCGGCGCTCGGAGGCACTCGGCCCGATCTGCGCAATTTCTTTGTTGGCGACGATACTTACGAGGCGTTTGCGCGAAAGCGCAGTGAAGGCATTGCACAGATGCATGCCTTAGAGAGGGAGCAGTTCGCGGCACAGCTTGCTCAAACTCATAGCGAGCGTGCTGCGACGACCGCGCGTCTCGAATCGACAGAAAACAAGCTGCAGCAAGTATGCGCAGAACTCGATGCGGAGAAGATGAAGCAGAAGCGCTTGCAAGAGACGCTCTCCGAACGGGATCAAGCACTCGACGAATTGAAGCAAGCGCTCAGCGAGCGGGAGCAGACAGTCCGCGAACTAACACGAGCAATCACCGAACGCGACCAGACAATGGGCGAAGCGAGCCAGGAACGCCGCGCTCTGTCTGCGGAGATTGCTTCGCTGCATGCGTGCATCGAAAAATACAAGATTGACGGCGAACATTGCGCCGCGTTGCTGACCGAAGTCCGAGCGCATGCGGACGCAGTCGAAAGGCAATTGAACACGATGCTGCGCTCGAAGACCTGGCGGCTCAGAAGCGCGATCCGCCGGTTGGTCGGTAGAGCCTGA
- the wecB gene encoding UDP-N-acetylglucosamine 2-epimerase (non-hydrolyzing): protein MKKRKIIVTIGTRPEAVKMAPLVKRLQREEWADCRVLATAQHRGMLDQVLRLFEIEADIDLDIMQPNQSLPMLTSRLMVRLDEVLAAEQPDVLLAQGDTTTVLTAALASFYRRVPVGHVEAGLRTGDLSNPFPEEMNRVVASRLARWHFAPTETAKQNLLTEGIDAASVFVTGNTVIDALLDVAARCDGATPFKGDSRLILVTSHRRENFGEAFQNILRAIKSIADNNPNVHVLYPVHPNPNVRETAYAHLDNHPRITLCEPLDYLPFVAAMKRAYLILTDSGGVQEEAPALGKPVLVLRRETERPEAVAHEVVKLVGTEYADIVSNTQRLLDDPAEYKRMARGVSPYGDGHACGRIVSVLRDHFEV, encoded by the coding sequence GTGAAAAAACGTAAGATCATCGTCACTATCGGAACGCGTCCCGAAGCTGTGAAAATGGCGCCGCTCGTCAAGCGGTTGCAGCGCGAAGAGTGGGCGGACTGCCGCGTCCTGGCAACGGCGCAGCATCGCGGCATGCTCGATCAGGTGTTGCGTCTGTTCGAGATCGAAGCCGATATCGACCTCGATATCATGCAACCCAATCAGTCGCTACCCATGCTGACTTCACGGCTCATGGTTCGCCTCGATGAGGTGCTTGCCGCCGAACAGCCCGACGTGCTGCTCGCGCAGGGCGATACGACCACTGTTCTGACGGCAGCGCTCGCATCCTTTTACCGGCGCGTGCCGGTCGGGCATGTCGAAGCCGGACTGAGAACCGGTGATCTGTCGAATCCGTTTCCGGAAGAAATGAATCGTGTGGTCGCAAGCCGGCTTGCGCGCTGGCATTTCGCACCGACGGAGACCGCGAAACAGAATCTCCTCACAGAAGGCATCGATGCAGCGAGCGTGTTCGTCACCGGCAACACGGTCATCGACGCGTTGCTGGACGTGGCCGCGCGCTGCGATGGTGCAACGCCTTTCAAGGGCGATAGCCGGCTGATTCTAGTGACCTCGCACCGTCGCGAGAATTTTGGCGAGGCGTTTCAGAACATTCTTCGAGCAATCAAATCGATCGCCGATAACAATCCTAACGTTCATGTGCTCTATCCGGTTCACCCCAATCCGAACGTGCGTGAAACGGCGTACGCCCATCTCGACAACCATCCACGGATCACGCTGTGCGAACCCCTGGATTACCTACCGTTCGTTGCGGCGATGAAGCGGGCCTATCTGATCCTGACCGACTCCGGTGGCGTGCAGGAGGAGGCGCCCGCGCTCGGCAAACCGGTGCTCGTGCTGCGGCGCGAGACAGAGCGCCCGGAGGCGGTCGCGCACGAGGTCGTCAAACTCGTGGGCACCGAATACGCCGACATTGTCTCGAACACGCAACGGCTGCTCGACGACCCGGCCGAATACAAGCGTATGGCGCGAGGCGTGTCGCCTTATGGTGACGGCCACGCGTGCGGACGAATCGTAAGCGTATTGAGAGATCACTTTGAGGTGTAG
- a CDS encoding TetR/AcrR family transcriptional regulator: MSPTAARKPGATGIRAKQAQDTRAKILKAAIKVFAKQGYASGRVESISKAARSHDRMIYYYFGSKEQLFVEVLETIYTQFNEAESKLDLDLANPVHGLEQMVEFVWQYYLDHPEFVTLLSSENLHQGKHAKKSLKLKEISGYAISVVQKLLDAGQAQQVFRADVKARDVYLMIASLGYFYNANQYTLGAFLGEPLMEKAALEHWCEVIKDTVLRAVRLSLPVPPDSVALAVAVNEASQNSEA; the protein is encoded by the coding sequence ATGAGTCCCACCGCCGCCCGCAAACCGGGCGCTACCGGCATCCGTGCGAAACAGGCGCAGGACACTCGCGCCAAGATTCTGAAAGCGGCCATCAAGGTCTTTGCCAAGCAGGGCTATGCGAGTGGCCGCGTGGAGAGTATTTCGAAGGCGGCACGCTCGCACGACCGCATGATTTATTACTACTTCGGCAGCAAGGAGCAGTTGTTCGTCGAGGTTCTGGAAACGATCTACACGCAGTTCAACGAGGCGGAAAGCAAGCTCGATCTCGATCTGGCCAACCCGGTGCATGGGCTCGAACAGATGGTCGAGTTCGTCTGGCAGTACTACCTCGATCATCCCGAGTTCGTCACGCTGCTCTCCAGCGAAAATCTGCATCAAGGCAAGCACGCGAAGAAATCCCTGAAGCTGAAGGAGATTTCCGGCTATGCAATTTCGGTGGTGCAGAAGTTATTGGACGCGGGTCAGGCGCAGCAGGTGTTCCGTGCCGATGTCAAAGCGCGCGATGTGTATTTGATGATCGCCTCGCTCGGGTATTTTTATAACGCCAATCAGTACACGTTGGGCGCGTTTCTGGGTGAGCCGCTCATGGAGAAGGCGGCGCTCGAGCATTGGTGCGAGGTGATCAAGGACACGGTGCTGCGCGCGGTGCGGTTGAGTTTGCCGGTGCCGCCGGATTCGGTGGCGCTCGCGGTCGCGGTGAACGAGGCAAGCCAGAATAGCGAGGCATAA
- a CDS encoding 6-hydroxynicotinate reductase: MTEHTKVDFGAESVDGETASTPGPTVLEKAAPRSERMASNKIECNACPVLCQISAGRTGACDRYANADGRLIRVDPVVFLSRAPLTAEAGAGSANATIEFGAASEVRDPAAEQALFVTGVGASSTYPDYKPAPFIVASKLDDVDMITVVTEGIFSYCSFKVKIDTDRFLGPEQSNVRCQGEIVGHVTTAEYGSQMLSLGGVHHLTGGSKKEGRVTCDMMLALGNKEAVELSIDGGASLVIRAGAAPIVDGVEEQRMRVGCGSATIGIFAKQWFGHADEVVVVDDHITGVLTEHQAGRCLGMTRSGLKIRGRKSTPGRYFQVANPGTGWGGTDIQDPLAIVEGFDPAVARPGMRLLMVSTTGEHAQWYELDQDLVPRIAAMPEAVRRTVERIGENCEPSLATVLFLGGAGGSLRAGATENPVLLTRAIKQKLVNVTCGGAPAYVWPGGGITVMVDVSRMPDRSFGTVPTPAIVAPIEFTMTYDAYRDLGGHLEAVRSLESILANGPEHTEGAPLARRTLARNPDNPWPPAMPPMLG; the protein is encoded by the coding sequence ATGACAGAACATACGAAGGTCGATTTCGGAGCGGAGAGCGTCGACGGTGAAACCGCCTCGACGCCGGGTCCGACCGTGCTCGAGAAGGCGGCGCCGCGCAGCGAGCGGATGGCGTCGAACAAGATTGAATGCAACGCGTGCCCGGTGCTGTGTCAAATATCAGCAGGACGCACCGGCGCATGCGACCGTTATGCGAACGCCGACGGCAGGCTCATTCGTGTCGATCCGGTGGTGTTCCTGTCGCGCGCGCCTTTAACAGCCGAAGCGGGCGCAGGCAGTGCGAACGCCACGATCGAATTTGGTGCGGCTTCCGAAGTGCGGGACCCCGCGGCCGAACAGGCGTTGTTCGTGACCGGCGTCGGCGCATCCTCCACGTATCCCGACTACAAGCCGGCGCCCTTTATCGTCGCTTCGAAACTCGACGACGTCGACATGATCACGGTCGTCACCGAAGGCATTTTCAGCTATTGCAGCTTCAAGGTGAAGATCGACACCGACCGCTTCCTCGGGCCGGAGCAGTCGAACGTGCGTTGCCAGGGCGAGATCGTCGGCCATGTGACGACGGCCGAATACGGTTCGCAGATGCTGAGCCTCGGCGGCGTGCATCATCTTACCGGCGGCAGCAAGAAAGAAGGCCGCGTGACGTGCGACATGATGCTCGCGCTCGGCAACAAGGAGGCGGTGGAACTGAGCATCGACGGCGGCGCGAGTCTGGTGATTCGCGCGGGCGCTGCGCCGATTGTCGACGGTGTCGAGGAGCAGCGCATGCGCGTGGGCTGCGGGTCGGCCACGATCGGCATCTTCGCGAAGCAATGGTTCGGTCATGCCGACGAAGTGGTGGTCGTCGACGATCACATTACCGGCGTGCTGACCGAGCATCAGGCGGGTCGCTGTCTCGGCATGACGCGCTCAGGTCTGAAGATTCGCGGACGCAAGTCGACGCCGGGCCGTTATTTTCAGGTGGCCAATCCCGGCACGGGTTGGGGCGGCACCGACATTCAGGACCCGCTCGCGATTGTCGAAGGCTTCGACCCTGCCGTCGCCAGGCCGGGTATGCGCTTGCTAATGGTATCGACCACCGGCGAGCACGCGCAGTGGTACGAACTCGATCAGGATCTCGTGCCGCGCATCGCGGCGATGCCGGAGGCGGTGCGCCGCACGGTCGAACGGATCGGCGAGAACTGCGAGCCGTCGCTGGCCACCGTGCTGTTTCTCGGCGGCGCGGGCGGCAGCCTGCGGGCGGGTGCCACGGAAAACCCGGTGCTGCTCACGCGCGCGATCAAACAGAAACTGGTCAACGTGACCTGCGGCGGCGCACCGGCTTACGTGTGGCCGGGCGGCGGCATCACGGTGATGGTGGATGTCTCGCGCATGCCCGACCGTTCGTTCGGCACGGTGCCGACACCCGCCATTGTCGCGCCGATCGAATTCACCATGACCTATGACGCGTATCGCGATCTCGGTGGTCATCTCGAAGCGGTGCGCTCACTAGAGAGCATATTGGCCAACGGGCCGGAGCATACGGAAGGCGCGCCGCTCGCGCGCCGAACCCTCGCGCGCAATCCTGACAATCCGTGGCCGCCCGCCATGCCGCCGATGCTCGGCTAA